DNA sequence from the Chitinophaga flava genome:
TACGTACAGGTTTTGTGCATTACGCAGATGGTTGGCAGTTTGTGCTGCTCCCACGATGGTGCGGGGTTCGCTAAGATCGTTTAATAGCTGTGACAGCCATTCCTTACGAGTGGGAATGCAGTCGATATCAAAAAATATAAGATAGTCGGTATCTTTTTCCGTAGTACATACGTGGTTCAGAAAGTCGCCATGGCTAAAGGATTCTTCTGTAATATGATGAATGGGAATACCAAACCTCCGGAATACTGCTTTCTGGTATTTAGGTACTTCGGGGTTGACATTCTCTTTGTAGAATGAAAAGACTTTGAACTGTTGTGTTGTTGAATGGGACATATTACTGTTTGTTTAGAAATTTTTTGATAGATGTCCTGACAGGATCTGATTTTATGTTGAAGGGAGATAGGTAGAATAATACCAGCTGCTCTGTGGGCAGATGCCTGTCAGATAATCCTTTCCGGGCGAGGTAGATTCTGATGGGCGTAAGCAGCAACAGTCTCCATTTGTTTTTGTGTTTGGTTTTCCGACGAATGCTCAGGGCTTCATCATAGAGTGTCAATATTTGTGTGGCAGCTGCAATGCCTTCCATTAGCCTGTCGCGATAGCTGAGGGTTAGTCTTTCCTTTGGTATAAAATGAGCCAGTTTCAGGTCTTCGTTGTAGTACAGGCTGTAGCCCCATAGCAGCAAGCGTTTGCAGTATTCAAAGTCATCTCCGGTACTTAACTTTTCTCCGTTGCGGCCGTTGAGTAATGAAGGGTATCTTTCGTTGAATACGGAAAGGAATAATGATTTTCTGGTAACAAGGCCGGCCCCCAGCACAAAGCCACGATGAGATACGTCGCCGGATGTTTCGGCCGGAATACCGATTGCGTATTTATCCTTGAAGGTATCAAACCAGGAAGGGAAGCTGCTACAGTCGGAAACGGGGTGACATTGTCCGCCGGCAGCGCCGGCCATCTTTTGTTGTTTGAGTGTTTGCCATGCGTTGAATACATAGTTTTTGTCGAGCAGGTTGTCGTCGTCGCAGAAGAGCAGGCATTCATAACGGGCTTCCTGTGCTCCCTTTTTGCGGGCATGCATCTGTCCCGGCCGGGGTTCATCTACAATCCTGCATTGGGCATTGGGTGGATGGGCTTTGTTCCACCAGTCCAGGGCCAGACTGACGGTTTTGTCTGTAGAGGCATTGTTGACGAGGATGATCTCCCACAAAAAATCTGTCGGCACTTCCTGTGACTGCAGATGTCCTAAGGTGAGCGGTAGCCGTGCTGCACTGTTATAACAACAGATAATAACGGAAACGCCTATATGAAATTCTTGTTGAGACATGATTTCCTGTTTGAAATGTTATCCTACTTTGAGGTATCTGATGATGCTGCTGACGGGCAAGGGTACTGGTTTGTTTAATGCCGTATATACGCTGGCGTGCGTAGCGATATACTGTACCAGTTCAAACAGCCGGTGCGGATCGCTTGACCAGCGTGCTTTCCATAACTTCCCGATTGCTTTTCGGGAGAACCGGGAAGCAGACAGCAGCCGGGTACCGAGTAAATTGCGATGAGAAGGGAACACCTGCATGAGGCAGGTATCATAACACACAAACGTACCGTAAATGAGGCGTTGAAGATAGTGGCGGTTGGCCCTGCCGGCAGGGATGATATGAGTGAGTTTTAATGTCGGCGCCACACCGGCTGCATATCCATTACGGACGCACAGCAGTACCATCTGGGTGTCTTCTCCGCTGCTGAGTTGATTGCCCTTTCGGCCAGGCAATGTAAAGGTGCCTTTCCGGGCATGCTGAACATATTCTTTTAGCAGAAAGGTTTTGGTACATAGGCCGGTACCAAAAGGATAACACGATTGCCAGGCCGGTACTGCGGAGAAAGTCACGGTTGTTTCTGTCCGTTGCTGGAATGCCAGTCGTGCATAGTGCTCGATATTGCTTTCTATACCGTCTATAAAGTCTACCTGTACCTGTCCCGGGCCCCATGCGGCAACCTGTGGATACTTTTTAAACAACGAAGTCAGCTCCTGTAGATAGTGGCTGTCTGGTTCATTATCGTAATCGATGTAAACGATATGTTCCCCGCGGGCGGCTTCTATGGCGGCGACGCGGGCATGGCCTACTCCCTGTTCCTTTACCAGGAGGAGTTGCATGTTGGGGATACGTTGCAGAAAATCCTTTACATATGAAAGGCTGCTGAGTGGGATGGGACTGTTGTTGTCTACCAGCAGCACTTCTGTCTGCAACCCGTTCCGGTTGAGCAGTTGTACAGCCTGGAGGCAGCGTCGTAAAATTCGTTCATCGGGATCATAAGTACATATGACCAGTGAGTAGTCTATCATGCTATTTTTTTATCAGATGAAGTACTGCTCCTGGTTGGCGAAGGTTATGAGGCTGGCTGCCGGAAGTAGCTGCGGAGCCATCTTTTGAAGCGCCGTCTCCATACCCTGTTTTTGTGGTAAGTGCGCCACTT
Encoded proteins:
- a CDS encoding glycosyltransferase, whose translation is MSQQEFHIGVSVIICCYNSAARLPLTLGHLQSQEVPTDFLWEIILVNNASTDKTVSLALDWWNKAHPPNAQCRIVDEPRPGQMHARKKGAQEARYECLLFCDDDNLLDKNYVFNAWQTLKQQKMAGAAGGQCHPVSDCSSFPSWFDTFKDKYAIGIPAETSGDVSHRGFVLGAGLVTRKSLFLSVFNERYPSLLNGRNGEKLSTGDDFEYCKRLLLWGYSLYYNEDLKLAHFIPKERLTLSYRDRLMEGIAAATQILTLYDEALSIRRKTKHKNKWRLLLLTPIRIYLARKGLSDRHLPTEQLVLFYLSPFNIKSDPVRTSIKKFLNKQ
- a CDS encoding glycosyltransferase, whose protein sequence is MIDYSLVICTYDPDERILRRCLQAVQLLNRNGLQTEVLLVDNNSPIPLSSLSYVKDFLQRIPNMQLLLVKEQGVGHARVAAIEAARGEHIVYIDYDNEPDSHYLQELTSLFKKYPQVAAWGPGQVQVDFIDGIESNIEHYARLAFQQRTETTVTFSAVPAWQSCYPFGTGLCTKTFLLKEYVQHARKGTFTLPGRKGNQLSSGEDTQMVLLCVRNGYAAGVAPTLKLTHIIPAGRANRHYLQRLIYGTFVCYDTCLMQVFPSHRNLLGTRLLSASRFSRKAIGKLWKARWSSDPHRLFELVQYIATHASVYTALNKPVPLPVSSIIRYLKVG